In Brachypodium distachyon strain Bd21 chromosome 2, Brachypodium_distachyon_v3.0, whole genome shotgun sequence, one genomic interval encodes:
- the LOC112270929 gene encoding uncharacterized protein LOC112270929 — protein sequence MGKEEESFFSGGHPGSSSSSGLKRIGDQDDGDGRSPPLWHLSLGSIYSGGGTLAPSTTTTLPREAPLVVAPVVQPQRCSDDLPVLPLIPFFPPHVPDAGTAAGFIAAPTGVQIGSSSHPPAGNGAGASQIRTRFIGTTVPASSSPAPAGPRRFRRAVRRRTSNNDTPAPQPLPVILNSGDPPLPPPPNNNAVPAPPPPFPWATSRLGIHRSISELAQLGITTIEGEVQCRRCEARKTISYDIATKFLEVRSFVARHIDDMNDRAPEAWQSPAMADCGGCGQRGSVRAVIPPEKERINWVFLVLGQALGFCTLEQLKHLCSHAKKHRTGAKDRVLYLAYMELLNQLCPDKLFNLTADRQKRTQQFC from the coding sequence atggggaaggaggaggagtccTTCTTCTCTGGCGGCCATCctggttcctcctcctcctcgggtCTGAAGCGGATTGGCGACCAGGACGATGGAGACGGCCGCTCACCGCCGCTGTGGCATCTCTCGCTCGGCTCCATctacagcggcggcggcacgctcGCTCCgtccacgacgacgacgttgCCCCGCGAGGCTCCCCTCGTCGTAGCCCCCGTGGTGCAGCCGCAGCGCTGCTCCGACGATCTTCCGGTGTTGCCGCTCATCCCCTTCTTCCCACCGCATGTCCCTGATGCCGGTACGGCCGCCGGCTTCATTGCTGCTCCGACCGGAGTTCAGATCGGTTCTTCTTCGCATCCGCCTGCAGGCAATGGCGCAGGCGCCTCACAGATTCGCACGAGATTTATCGGGACGACTGTcccagcttcttcttccccggcgccggcgggcccTCGCCGCTTCCGTCGCGCAGTCCGGCGCCGCACCTCCAACAACGACACTCCTGCGCCACAACCTCTCCCCGTCATCCTCAACAGCGGCGacccgccattgccgccgccgcccaacaacaacgccgtccccgcgccgccgccgccattccCATGGGCAACATCCCGCTTGGGAATCCACCGTTCAATCTCCGAGCTCGCCCAGCTCGGCATCACGACAATCGAGGGCGAAGTCCAATGCCGGCGCTGCGAGGCCCGGAAGACAATCTCCTACGACATCGCCACCAAGTTCCTGGAAGTCCGGAGCTTCGTGGCGCGCCACATCGACGACATGAACGACCGTGCCCCGGAGGCCTGGCAGAGCCCGGCCATGGCGGACTGCGGCGGGTGCGGGCAGCGGGGCAGCGTCCGCGCCGTGATCCCGCCGGAGAAGGAGCGGATCAACTGGGTGTTCCTCGTGCTGGGGCAGGCGCTGGGGTTCTGCACGCTGGAGCAGCTCAAGCACTTGTGTTCACATGCCAAGAAGCATCGCACGGGCGCCAAGGATCGGGTGCTGTATCTGGCGTACATGGAGCTGCTCAACCAGCTTTGCCCTGATAAGTTGTTCAATCTCACCGCTGATCGCCAGAAAAGGACCCAGCAGTTCTGCTGA